The nucleotide window aataaaatacacaagattACAAAAAGAAGCCAATTCTATTGAAGTGAAGAGGTCACACagacctcctgaaatctatccacacaTCCTCAGGTTAAAAATCTTGGTCTAGGAGAGTTGCCTATAGGACTTAgcggttaagcaacttgcctagggtcaagtAATCAATATATTCCAGACAttcttgactctgaggccagcCTTCTATCCACAATGCCATAATGACTCTTGTAATCTTCTTGAAGATGTCACCTCAAGAGTTACATACATACCCCAAACTTCCCACTTCCATTCAGTAATGGCTTGGAGAATAACTTTCTATGTACTAGGACAATCAATCTACTGATCATTGAGCATTAATGGAATATCTATGATAGATTGGCAGAGATCAGGCATTGTTTGTGGGGATGTAGAATGAGACAACCAAGGAAATAGTGCTTAATGCCTTGGCAATGAATTCGGAGAACTCATTGTCCCAAACAGTAGTGCTAACAGTCAGTATAATTCTATGGTAGGGAAGTTTGAACAGCTATGGAATGGCAAGAAAAAGAGAAGCTGGGTCATAACACCTGTAGCTAGGCTTTAAAATATAGTGTCTTACAGTTTACCAAATGTTTTACATCTCAAAAACCTAACATAGATTTTGTATTATCAAACCCacctttcaaaagaaaaagtggGGTTCCAAGGTCTCTTGCCCAAAGACTGAATCAGGGGACTGAATCAACActagaatttaggtcttctgactctgaatccaatattctttccactaaagGTTGAGGTcagaaagaataataattctCTTCTTGAGGTCTCTATTTGCAACAGATTATTATGATGGATAAACCAGAGTGCTGGTTTGGTGATTCTAATGTATCCTACATCTTCATCTAAGTCCATGGAGATGAACAAGGGTCAGACAGTGGAATTAGGTCAATCCCCAAACATGGCATGAACAGAAAATCAACAGAGAAGAAGGATCCTCTAAACTCACCTCTTCAAATTGGCCAGTTTTGCAGAGACCAAAGGAGCTGAAGTTCTGGGCTCCTGGGGGAATGAAGTGTATGGGGAAAGTGAAAAAGCCTAGTTGGAGAACACCAACATCATAACGTCGAAGCTCTGGGGTGTAATAGAGACGGATGCCAGAAGAGTCATAGACACCTATGGGGGAGAGAAGTGATTGGGTGATGGGAGACTTGAAAAGCCAACCAAGACAGAATCCCAGCTCCAATGCATTAGACTTCCTCCATCTTTTTACTAGAACTTCTACTCTATAATTAAATAGGACTGGAGCTGAAGACATACACCTGGGTCAGAACAAGAGGCAGTTAAGATAAAGAGATAGAATTAGTTGCTTTCATACCTAATAACTGGGTCATTTAGAGAAAGAATCCTCTAATTttgaccaaaaataaaaacagagtaGAATTAGCAAAGGAATCCAGAATgacaggcagctgggtagctcagtggagtgagagtcaggcctagagacaggaggtcctagggtcaaacccggcctcagccacttcccagctgtgtgaccctgggcaagtcacttgacccccattgcccacccttaccaatcttccacctatgagacaatacactgaagtacaagggtttaaaaaaaaaaagaattcagaatgagaaaaaatatagagctggaaagaaaattAGACCATAAGATCTAGACCAAAGGAAATCCCTTTAAAAATgatctcttgggggcagctaggtgattcagtgaatagagagcaaggcctggagtcaagagatcctgggataaaatatgaactcagacacatcctagtcctagatgtgtgaccctgaaaaagtgacttaactcccattgcctagaccttgccttgaaacaaatatacagttctgattctaagatggaaggtaagggtttttttttttccccaatgatcTCTTAGCCTTATAGCAACAACTAGTTGAGGCAAGGAGCACCAAAAAAATAACTCCCAAATCAACTTTATAGTTTATCataacaaaatattataatattaaaataaactcattggagattaaaaaaaaaaaactctttggagGAAGGGAGTGAAATAGTTGCTCTCAAGGCTTGAAAATAGTTTTAAACTATTTAAACTAGTTTAAACTATTTAAACTTGAAAGATGTTTTAAACAATGATTTGGCATCTTACTGctttaatattgtttttttctaattatgatCCTAATTATGATCATTAATAACTAGTTGTTCTTATCCATTCCAAGAAGTATATATGTTGCATTTTATACTTTCTAAGTTCTGGCACCTTGGGCAAAGCCCAATTTGCCCCATTCCAGTTAGGTTTCTGCTTGGATTGAATGAAACTGGATTCTGGAACCATATTATGCATCTATAATTAGTCTATCTgtatatagtttatttatttctttagaatgCTCACGTCACCTTCAACCTGATCTGGCATAATAAACCACTGGCTGAGTGCTATATGGCTGATGGCATTATTGAGGAGACATTTGGGAAGAGGTAAGACCTTTAGAGTTTTGAAAGAgtccttaaaaattatttgatctAACCACTTTCAttgttgcagatgaggaaatttagggcTAGATAGAAGAAATGACATGCCAAGGACACACAAGTAGTGACAGATCTGAGCAtataactcaggtcttctcaccTCTATTTCCAGTACTCTTTATATTATCTCCCAAAGATGTCATTCAACTAAGCCAAGCTTGAGGTGGTTAAAAACAGTCTAGTTACCAACTGTAAAAGCCAAGGCCCTTCCGTTGGGGTATAGCTGACACTCTATCTCttctaaagattaaaaaaaaactatatatgaaagtttaaaaaacaaaaattggaaTTTGAGTTAGAGAGTCACAGTTTGAATCTCGGCCACTACTAACTGCAAGCCATTTCTTCtgtaggtcttagtttcctcatctacaaatgaGGATAAGACAAGATATACCCAAAGTTCTCTTCAGGTTCTAAAGTAAAGTCTATAACTCTATTTATAGCTATGGttcattttccatctttctccaGATCTACACAAAACCCCTGATTATGATTTTTCTTCCCACATTCATCTAATTCTTTCCTCTTACCTGTCAGACCATTGAAGTTGCTATAGTGAACCTCCAACCGGATCCACTGAGGGTCTAGAGGAGTCCCCAAGGAGTAACCCACTTCATCTGGCAACTGGTAAATCTTTAAGGTAGGGCAGTGGttataatgagaagaaaaatgtcaAGTGATTCTTTGGTTTTCATTTCAGAGGTGCTCATAATAAACATGATTCAGCATGCACCCTCTAAAAGTTCTGACCTTATCCAGTAGAGGCTATCCAGGTCTTTAAGCCCCAAATTGACACATGGACATATGGAACAGGCTAGGGAATAGTTATTCACCATCCACTATAAAGGCAGCCCTCAAAACTTAATAGTTTGATTGGTTATCTAatcttctgttgtttttttttatcctttagaCATCCATTCTCTCCATTCCTCCATCTACTTGTGTGGCAACCTGAATTACCCCACCTTCTAATCCACTCCCACAAGGTCTTATATCTCACATGTCAGCTCTTACCCATTTGTTCCTCCCAATCCAAAAGTCCTCAGCTACCAATCTGTCAACCCCTTAGTCTTTTAGTACCTTTCTTCTTCAATTCCAGCTTTCTTACCCATGACTCTCCAGTTTCTAAACTAACAACCTCCCATGACTGTTTATTCTCTGCCCTGTCTGAGGACTCACATTGCCCCCAACAGCCCAGCCTATGACGACCTGGGAGCAAAGGGAGAAGGCAGGGTCACCACCGTAGCAATCACTCATGCCTGTGGGGAGGGAACTGGCATTACCACAAGCATAAACCAGGATGTGGTGTACCATCGTCTCATTGTGGGGGGTCAGTTTCCCCTCAAACTAGAAAcagtgaggaaagaagaaagaagaaataggtgGTCTATGTGAGCTCTTCTCCTTACTACATTTCCAAGCCAAaccacaaagaaattaaaatgaatgggCTATGTCTTTCCATGTGGAACTATTTTCCATCCCATCTTTCAAGCCTTTGAAGTGAGAAGAGATCCCACCAAATCTCTTTGTCTCCAAATAGATACATTTTCTTGGACACTGCCTCTTCATATAACTTAGAGCCCAAATTGCCCCCTTTCTGCCCATGGTCTGGTCCTCAGTCCCACCTTGTAGATGTGATGTTTCTTGTTAACAATAGGCAGAGGAAGAAAAGTACAGATATAGGTTGTATCATCTTCTGGTATGAGAAACTGTGTGGAGGAAATAGAGATGGCAGCTTAGCCCTGTAGTAAGTATGGGAAGCAGTCAACAACAGGAATTAATGGATTTTTCTATGAGAATAGGATAAAAAATCATAAGGTATCTGAGGGTGAAAAATAACCAGCTTCTCTGTGCCCCGCCCCCATCTCTGCCTGAATCTCTTAAGGACACAGAAAACCCACTGGATTGCAATGCCTGACCCTCCTACCCCATATgctttcttatatttatatatatatacctacttATGTTTAGACACTAGGAAAGGGGTCTTGCAAGGTCCAGAGAACTGATGATGAAGGAAGGAATTGTAGTTCTGGGGTAGAGGGAAGTGGGGATGGGTCTCACATCAGTAATCTCCAAGTCATATATGTAGGAGATCTCTGGGGCCTTTAGATCATCAGGATGAATCATCTGCAGCAAGAAGATAGATTTGACAAAGGTCTTATCCCTTTCTAGCTGTACTATGTCATTCAACCCATAGGCTGCCAGGATCCGGATAGTGTCATCCTAGGAGTGGAGGAAATCAAGACAagtcaaattaattttccttcagaaatcagcaaaacgtctctctctgtctctgtctctgtctctctgtccctctgtctctctgtccgtctgtctgtctgtctctgtctctctatctctctcacacacaaaacacacatgtatacactCATATActtactcatatatacatataaaaatctatACAAAATTTCACTTTGCCTATAAATGAACTTATGTACCtaatcatatacacacatatatacaatccTATATGTTTGTACATGTACATTCacctttatatacatacacacctaTATACACACTCACTCAAACATACACCACATCCATAGGTACTTATATTACAGAATTGTCCATGTAAAGTTATTTACCCATCCcagtgtacatatatatactccATACACAACaatgcataaatataaatatgcacCACCTCCCCACATATACATGCACAGCTATTGATTTGCAATCACTTATACACAAACATGTAACAAGTCTATAAACACACTCACCCAAACATACCCAGCAGATGCCCCAGGCTCAAGGAATTGTTTGAACCCATACTCCACACAAGTGTCCCTAATGTTCCCAATTTGGGATTGGTAGAGCTGGGGTAGAATAATTGGCTAAGTGTGCATTaagcttcccccacccccatctccctctccattcttcccttccctgttccTCTCCATTACTGTAATGTCCTGGTCATGGAGGTCACAGGAGCGGAAGGGCCTGGAGAAACGCATGGTGGTATAGACAACATCCTGAGTCAGAGACAGCAGCTTAGCATCCTGACTCCCATCCTCTTCCAAGGTGTCATCATCTAGAACATGCTGGTCCTGTGGTAAGGACATCCAGGAATAGGAATATAGAGGGGTGACAGAAGAGGAGGTTCAGCTTAAGAACATAAGCACCCCCATCCAATGTCAGACTCATGATCCATCCAGCCCAGAATTTTGTCTTTTATAGTTACACCAGGAGAAGGCATGGAGGTTAGACTCTTGATTCCTCTCTCAAGGAAGGGGAATGCTATGagaaaagatcaaagaagaaagcCTAGGAAAGCAAGAGACAGATAGTAAAAGGGAAAATCTCAAAGCACATCCACAGAGGctcacacacaaatacacactcaaggagagggaagagagggatggaggCAGGGGAGAAGAGTCAGTATGGAATTATTGAAAAAAGCACTGAGTTTGGAGGCTGGAGACCTTGGAACATCTTTATACTCACAGAAAAGTACATGTTGCCATCAGGCAGGATGCCCCCAACTACTAGGTCAGCCCCGACATTGCTGTACCGATTAGTGACACCGAGACCTACCCAGCCAGCTGTCCGCACCTGTAATTCAAAGGTAATAATTTCAGTCTTAATGTCAAAGTCCCAGCGTAGATACATAACATTGGAGGGATCCAAGAATCTAGAGAAGCGCAGTGGGACTGTAGGGCCAGGAGTGACACTGGAAGCAGGGGTAACCAAGACCAAGAACATGAATAGCCTGAGAAAAAAGGCACTGGTCATGTCTCCTAGAGATTGGGGCATCTGTCATTAGCCCTAGGTGTTAGCAGAGCTT belongs to Gracilinanus agilis isolate LMUSP501 chromosome 5, AgileGrace, whole genome shotgun sequence and includes:
- the LOC123249909 gene encoding putative DBH-like monooxygenase protein 2 → MTSAFFLRLFMFLVLVTPASSVTPGPTVPLRFSRFLDPSNVMYLRWDFDIKTEIITFELQVRTAGWVGLGVTNRYSNVGADLVVGGILPDGNMYFSDQHVLDDDTLEEDGSQDAKLLSLTQDVVYTTMRFSRPFRSCDLHDQDITDDTIRILAAYGLNDIVQLERDKTFVKSIFLLQMIHPDDLKAPEISYIYDLEITDFLIPEDDTTYICTFLPLPIVNKKHHIYKFEGKLTPHNETMVHHILVYACGNASSLPTGMSDCYGGDPAFSLCSQVVIGWAVGGNIYQLPDEVGYSLGTPLDPQWIRLEVHYSNFNGLTGVYDSSGIRLYYTPELRRYDVGVLQLGFFTFPIHFIPPGAQNFSSFGLCKTGQFEEMNGQPVPDLQVQGYMLHTHLSGRRLKAVQYRNGSQLRIICKDDAYDFNLQEVRDVREETVIKMGDELLVECDYQTLDRTTLTFGGPSTMNEMCLIFLFYYPRNNISSCMGMPNIVDVVRELGQEASDTMEAMVMLNDIEWNNESIQKAEEACRDSEQLVIIKSVDEVVRNETGRIPIITPTPRGSCLESSGGKVESEDKLSFRTISSTPSASSSLSPSYQSSSSILLVMMILCGILSAFPGEI